The following proteins are co-located in the Salvelinus fontinalis isolate EN_2023a chromosome 41, ASM2944872v1, whole genome shotgun sequence genome:
- the sts gene encoding steryl-sulfatase, whose product MKSPWMPCCLGLLLLFDVCNALNGDKRPNFVLMMVDDLGIGDLGCYRNTTLRTPNIDMLAQEGVRLTQHIAAAPLCTPSRAAFLTGRYPIRSGMAGLGRLGVYIISAASGGLPSEEVTFAKVAKQQGYETALIGKWHLGLNCERNDDFCHHPSAHGFDHFYGITLTNLRDCQPGHGSVFTNVQAHIPFKTLGVGVATVTLLHARGVVTVRRKLVLSVVALVGAAAAIFGTFVATFPYFNCFLMRNREVVEQPYVSENLTQRMTDEAVDFLERNSALPFLLFFSFIQVHTAMFASPAFQGTSQHGIYGDAVHEVDWSVGQLMQTLDRLNLRENTLVYLTSDQGAHLEEISVRGEVHRGWNGIYKAGKSTNWEGGIRVPGLLRWTGMLPAGKDIDEPTSNMDIFPTVVNLAGGTALGDRVIDGHDLMPLLQGKVERSKHEFLFHYCNAYLNAVRWQPPNSYSIWKVFFFTPDFYPENGTACMHTHACFCTSSYVTYHDPPLLFDLSRDPSETTPLTPDTEPAFHSVLEEIRAAVALHKESITPVPDQLTPGHVLWKPWLQPCCSSLSQLCRCERDGGRRGHRGTAAAEADSPQDQHIIA is encoded by the exons ATGAAGTCCCCATGGATGCCATGCTGCCTAGGTCTACTGTTGTTGTTTGACGTGTGCAATGCCTTGAATGGTGACAAAAGGCCGAATTTTGTCCTGATGATGGTCGATGACTTGGGGATTGGAGACTTGGGCTGCTATAGGAACACTACCTTGCG GACCCCCAACATCGACATGCTGGCTCAGGAGGGGGTGAGGCTGACGCAGCACATCGCTGCTGCCCCCCTCTGTACGCCCAGCAGGGCagccttcctgacgggccgatACCCAATACGATCTG GTATGGCCGGCCTTGGACGGTTAGGGGTTTACATCATCTCTGCTGCATCTGGCGGTCTTCCCAGTGAAGAAGTCACCTTTGCCAAGGTGGCCAAACAACAGGGCTATGAGACTGCTCTCATAG GAAAATGGCACCTTGGTCTTAACTGTGAGAGGAACGACGACTTCTGTCACCACCCCAGTGCGCACGGCTTCGACCACTTCTACGGTATAACCCTGACCAACCTACGTGACTGTCAGCCCGGCCACGGCTCCGTCTTTACCAATGTCCAAGCACACATACCCTTCAAG ACCCTGGGAGTGGGTGTGGCTACCGTGACCCTCCTGCATGCGAGGGGTGTGGTCACCGTGCGGAGGAAGTTGGTGCTGAGCGTGGTGGCGTTGGTGGGCGCGGCGGCGGCGATCTTTGGCACATTCGTCGCCACGTTCCCCTACTTCAACTGCTTTTTGATGAGGAACCGGGAAGTGGTGGAGCAACCGTACGTCTCGGAGAACCTGACCCAGAGAATGACAGATGAAGCGGTGGACTTTTTAGAAAG GAACTCTGCACTACCCTTCCTGTTGTTCTTCTCCTTCATCCAAGTGCACACGGCCATGTTTGCATCGCCAGCCTTCCAGGGGACCAGTCAGCACGGTATCTATGGAGACGCCGTCCACGAAGTAGACTGGAGTGTAG GTCAGCTCATGCAGACTCTGGACCGGTTGAACCTGAGGGAGAACACACTGGTTTACCTGACCTCAGACCAGGGGGCGCACCTTGAGGAGATCTCAGTCCGGGGGGAGGTTCACAGAGGCTGGAACGGGATATACAAAG CCGGGAAATCCACCAACTGGGAGGGGGGGATCCGAGTTCCAGGACTGCTCCGTTGGACTGGGATGTTACCTGCAGGGAAAGACATTGATGAACCCACCAGCAACATGGACATCTTCCCTACTGTGGTGAATCTAGCCGGAGGGACGGCACTGGGGGACAG AGTGATAGACGGTCATGACCTCATGCCCCTGCTGCAGGGGAAAGTTGAGAGATCAAAGCACGAGTTCCTCTTCCATTACTGTAACGCCTACCTCAACGCTGTCAGGTGGCAGCCTCCCAACA GTTATTCAATATGGAAGGTATTCTTTTTCACTCCGGACTTCTACCCCGAGAACGGGACAGCCTGCATGCATACCCATGCCTGTTTCTGCACCTCATCCTACGTGACCTACCACGACCCCCCTTTGCTCTTTGACCTCTCCCGCGACCCCTCGGAGACCACGCCCCTGACCCCAGACACGGAACCTGCCTTCCACTCGGTCCTGGAGGAGATCCGGGCTGCGGTGGCTCTCCATAAGGAGTCCATCACCCCCGTTCCGGACCAGCTCACCCCGGGACATGTCCTATGGAAGCCCTGGCTGCAGCCCTGCTGCTCTTCCCTGTCCCAGCTCTGCAGGTgtgagagagatggtgggagacGGGGCCACCGGGGCACTGCGGCGGCAGAGGCAGACTCTCCACAGGACCAGCACATCATTGCTTAA